Proteins co-encoded in one Hymenobacter swuensis DY53 genomic window:
- a CDS encoding acetate and sugar kinases/Hsc70/actin family protein: MQRLTLAGRLIITAIVLVAAYFGVRYFLGDKMLKPDPATATTTEITTPGSTPTAADGSPISTTTTAAAPTTFTYAAPAPVNGKLKGVVELGASGFNSFIVRIDEQKNWKLEKAEFGTSLAIENMASDNDIRTGLKAYIAKMLDFGVPGRDIQFVVSSGALKAEGTQKIIKALKGLGYVVNTVTPEREGQLALRSVLPRDYADKSFVVDIGSGNTKISWLENGTPKALETYGAKYFQNGTDDAAVAADVKAKAGQVPAGLRKTCFIIGGIPYELAKQTRKGDERYTVLNAADAYKLDNAKSKAGQNIYRSVQEATGCQQFVFDWDANFTIGFLLSK; the protein is encoded by the coding sequence ATGCAACGACTAACGTTAGCCGGCCGGCTCATTATCACGGCCATTGTGCTGGTGGCCGCGTATTTCGGCGTCCGCTATTTCCTCGGCGACAAAATGCTGAAGCCGGACCCTGCCACGGCCACGACCACCGAAATAACCACGCCGGGCAGTACCCCAACGGCGGCCGACGGCAGCCCGATCAGCACCACGACCACCGCAGCCGCACCGACGACTTTCACTTACGCGGCTCCGGCGCCCGTCAATGGCAAGCTGAAAGGCGTGGTGGAACTGGGGGCCAGCGGCTTCAACTCGTTCATTGTGCGCATTGATGAGCAGAAGAACTGGAAGCTGGAAAAGGCGGAGTTCGGCACCAGCTTGGCCATCGAAAACATGGCTTCCGACAACGATATCCGCACAGGCCTGAAAGCCTACATTGCCAAGATGCTGGACTTTGGCGTACCCGGCCGCGACATTCAGTTCGTGGTCAGCTCGGGCGCACTGAAAGCGGAAGGAACCCAGAAAATCATCAAGGCGCTGAAGGGGCTGGGCTACGTGGTAAACACTGTAACGCCGGAGCGCGAAGGCCAATTGGCCCTGCGCTCCGTACTCCCCCGTGACTACGCCGATAAGTCGTTTGTGGTGGATATCGGTTCCGGCAACACGAAAATCTCCTGGCTGGAAAACGGTACACCCAAGGCCCTGGAAACTTATGGTGCCAAATACTTCCAGAACGGTACCGACGACGCGGCGGTGGCCGCCGACGTGAAAGCCAAAGCCGGCCAGGTGCCTGCCGGACTACGGAAAACCTGCTTTATCATCGGGGGCATTCCGTATGAACTGGCTAAGCAGACCCGTAAAGGCGACGAACGGTACACCGTTCTCAACGCCGCCGACGCCTACAAGCTCGATAACGCCAAATCGAAGGCCGGTCAG